The DNA window CTCAGACTGTCTGAAAATACCTTTACTTCATTCTTACTTCCTGAATAAAGTTCAGCTGTGATTTTCAGTTGGTATTATTACTCCATTTCCTGCTGCAGCCTATAGATACTGATGAGAAGTCTACTGTCAAGCtgtcattaaaattttctctttgtctttgatgttCTGCATTTTTACCATGATAAGATTAGGTgtgaatttgttttaatttgttttatttcatcctGCTCAGATGAAGCATGCTAGTCTGATCTGGAAATTCCTGTCTTTCCTCAATTATGAAAAACCGATAGTCCATATATCTTAGATATTGCCTCTGCTCCATTCTATTTCCTCCTTGTAGAACTCCTATTTGACATATGTTGGAGCTTATTCTATCCATTATTTCTCTTTACTGTTTTATCATATACtccatctctttatctctctgtgctGTTACATTGCTACAGTCTGGGTGATCTCTACAGATCTATTGTCTAATTTACAAGTACTCTCTTTGACTATGCAAATTTGTTGTTTATCCTTCTACcccaactattaaaaaataagtctgaTGCAATCTTGGGAGTaaaggaacagaaaattttaccatctttcctctcctctgaaaAGGATACTAGTTTGGAAAACATTTGCTaaggggtaggggaggggatAGCAATATaatgatatacacacacaaacatacataaatGTAATCAATATATAtggtgataaataaataaataagagtgtgtgtgtgtgtatctttttttttttttttaagcaggatTTCAGGCACCTTTATTCACGGCAGGTATTTTTGGTCAGGGGAGCTTCCTCTGAAACCTTCCTGTTACTTAAGGAAGCCAACTGCTTACATCCTGACGGTCCACTTGCCATTTCCCAGGCTTGGAAGCATCTTGCATGCAGTTCCATCCAGTCCCTGAGTCCAGCTGGCTCTGGGCTTTCAGGGCCACACCTCGCAGCACAACCTACCGGCCCAGTGAGGGAGTTTCTACATCTCGGTGAGAACAGTGGGAAATTCATTTTATCCCAGAAGAAATCGACTCCTCTGTGTTCcccatataatttataaatagggCAAGTTATtccttaatattattatatatttgcaaTACTAACAATTAAGACTAGTGAcataggaaactttaaaaaaatcacgcTGTGTTGACTACGGGTTTCCTTCTCTAAAGCACTGTTCCATTCCTCAACTTCTTCCATATTCTCTATACAAAATCATCCTGCTGTGACAGTTGCATGGGTCTCCTTCCCATCAACACTGCCTCTGGGCTCAGCACTCCTGACACTGCACGGCTGAGCCGCAGGAGTTATTTTCCCTGTCTTCCATCATCAATAATAAAGCCACTACTCTCCTCGAATTTAGGTAAGAAACAGTTTAAAGAAAGAGTATTTCTTAAAAACTCAAGCCTACTGCTAGTTATTTAGTAGGCATGGACTTAACAtggtctgttttccttttctgtttcttttcccagccAGTAGCTCAAAAGATGGAGTAGCTTAGTTGTAAAGTCCTGCCAGATTTCCTATGGTAACTGCTGTAGATGGACAAGGTAGGGTCCTACTGAAGGTTCAAACCTCAGGCAAAACTCTAACTTCTGAAAGCCTCATCACATCAGGCAACTCTGTCATTGTCCGTATTTAAAAATGCTAACAGTAAAGTGGCTTGTGGTCACTCTTTGTTACTGTAGCACATGACCTCAGGGACTCAGACATAAAATCGTGGTTCCATTCCGAGTTCTGGCGACAGAGTAGTGCCAGATATTTCTGAAtacacaattttaaatgtttttaaccaCTTGGAAAGTATCGCCAACACACTATTTGGTGTTCACTCAACAGTCACTCTGAGGATCAAAGAACCTTAACTATCAATGCCTTACTTCACAAAATCTTATTATAACCAAGGATCTACCCTATgtctaataaaaaaattacacagcAACTTTTATCAAACAGCAACTACTACAAAGggaatgatagaaaaaaaatgacttcacaaaaatacactaaaaaattTGACTATTGTATGCAGGAACCACCAAAGTTTTAGTGTTTAATAGCACAACTGACCAAGGTCCAAGATGTGAAGTTACCATGCTCAGGAAacatggggggcaggggagggaaatcACTCTATAAACTAACTCTATAGTATGTGGTAAGAAGAATGCACACTTTATAATATAAAACCTGTCTACACAGAGTAGTTAGTTGCAAAAAGCTATCTGGCTTCTCTTGGCTTGTAAAAAGGGTGTTCCAGGTTCCAGTGCAGATGAGCAACCTTCAACTCTTCTGTGTGGCAGGGATCTTGCTTTCCCCGTCCAGCTCTTCCACCCCGGCCTGTGTCATGAGGTCTGCAATGTTTTTCTCCAGGCCATCAATGCGACTGCTCATGTCATCAATTCTTCCAATGATCTGGTCAGACATGGTTTGAAATTTATCTTGCATCTGTTGCAGGAGTGTCTGCAGCCCCGAGGTGAGATCCTGCACGGTCTTGGGTTCAGCCTCTGCCATCTCCCTGGTTCCCAGCTTGGCGGTGCTGTCTCAGACCGTCACCTACACTTCCATTTGTCCACGCAGATGCCCCATATGTGTGTATCTTAAATGTATAAACTGGAAGCATTCACTCCATTTGTGGGCCATGTAGAGTCTAAGTAGAGGGAAGACTTAGAaccacatttttcttccttttataactataaatagatTTAAAGTTAATATTGTCACCTGTTCACATAGTATGTGATTCAAATGAATATAGAAAGTACATATAAATACCTGGAGGAAGAATATTCGAGATTGAGAAAAGTGCAAGTGCAGTTCTTGTGGAGGCAACAGGCTCAGAACGATTGACAAATAGCCAGAAAGTAAGAGTGGCTAAAGCATTGTAAACATCGGAAGGGCAGCAGAAAATGAGGCAGGTGAGGTAGTCAGGTATTAGATGACATATAGCCCTGAAAGTCATGATAAAGTTTTGACTTATATACCCTAAGTGTGATGGGAAGTGAATAGCACCTAAAATGTCCTT is part of the Balaenoptera musculus isolate JJ_BM4_2016_0621 chromosome 1, mBalMus1.pri.v3, whole genome shotgun sequence genome and encodes:
- the LOC118896340 gene encoding heat shock factor-binding protein 1-like, which codes for MAEAEPKTVQDLTSGLQTLLQQMQDKFQTMSDQIIGRIDDMSSRIDGLEKNIADLMTQAGVEELDGESKIPATQKS